In Trachemys scripta elegans isolate TJP31775 chromosome 25, CAS_Tse_1.0, whole genome shotgun sequence, the sequence NNNNNNNNNNNNNNNNNNNNNNNNNNNNNNNNNNNNNNNNNNNNNNNNNNNNNNNNNNNNNNNNNNNNNNNNNNNNNNNNNNNNNNNNNNNNNNNNNNNNNNNNNNNNNNNNNNNNNNNNNNNNNNNNNNNNNNNNNNNNNNNNNNNNNNNNNNNNNNNNNNNNNNNNNNNNNNNNNNNNNNNNNNNNNNNNNNNNNNNNNNNNNNNNNNNNNNNNNNNNNNNNNNNNNNNNNNNNNNNNNNNNNNNNNNNNNNNNNNNNNNNNNNNNNNNNNNNNNNNNNNNNNNNNNNNNNNNNNNNNNNNNNNNNNNNNNNNNNNNNNNNNNNNNNNNNNNNNNNNNNNNNNNNNNNNNNNNNNNNNNNNNNNNNNNNNNNNNNNNNNNNNNNNNNNNNNNNNNNNNNNNNNNNNNNNNNNNNNNNNNNNNNNNNNNNNNNNNNNNNNNNNNNNNNNNNNNNNNNNNNNNNNNNNNNNNNNNNNNNNNNNNNNNNNNNNNNNNNNNNNNNNNNNNNNNNNNNNNNNNNNNNNNNNNNNNNNNNNNNNNNNNNNNNNNNNNNNNNNNNNNNNNNNNNNNNNNNNNNNNNNNNNNNNNNNNNNNNNNNNNNNNNNNNNNNNNNNNNNNNNNNNNNNNNNNNNNNNNNNNNNNNNNNNNNNNNNNNNNNNNNNNNNNNNNNNNNNNNNNNNNNNNNNNNNNNNNNNNNNNNNNNNNNNNNNNNNNNNNNNNNNNNNNNNNNNNNNNNNNNNNNNNNNNNNNNNNNNNNNNNNNNNNNNNNNNNNNNNNNNNNNNNNNNNNNNNNNNNNNNNNNNNNNNNNNNNNNNNNNNNNNNNNNNNNNNNNNNNNNNNNNNNNNNNNNNNNNNNNNNNNNNNNNNNNNNNNNNNNNNNNNNNNNNNNNNNNNNNNNNNNNNNNNNNNNNNNNNNNNNNNNNNNNNNNNNNNNNNNNNNNNNNNNNNNNNNNNNNNNNNNNNNNNNNNNNNNNNNNNNNNNNNNNNNNNNNNNNNNNNNNNNNNNNNNNNNNNNNNNNNNNNNNNNNNNNNNNNNNNNNNNNNNNNNNNNNNNNNNNNNNNNNNNNNNNNNNNNNNNNNNNNNNNNNNNNNNNNNNNNNNNNNNNNNNNNNNNNNNNNNNNNNNNNNNNNNNNNNNNNNNNNNNNNNNNNNNNNNNNNNNNNNNNNNNNNNNNNNNNNNNNNNNNNNNNNNNNNNNNNNNNNNNNNNNNNNNNNNNNNNNNNNNNNNNNNNNNNNNNNNNNNNNNNNNNNNNNNNNNNNNNNNNNNNNNNNNNNNNNNNNNNNNNNNNNNNNNNNNNNNNNNNNNNNNNNNNNNNNNNNNNNNNNNNNNNNNNNNNNNNNNNNNNNNNNNNNNNNNNNNNNNNNNNNNNNNNNNNNNNNNNNNNNNNNNNNNNNNNNNNNNNNNNNNNNNNNNNNNNNNNNNNNNNNNNNNNNNNNNNNNNNNNNNNNNNNNNNNNNNNNNNNNNNNNNNNNNNNNNNNNNNNNNNNNNNNNNNNNNNNNNNNNNNNNNNNNNNNNNNNNNNNNNNNNNNNNNNNNNNNNNNNNNNNNNNNNNNNNNNNNNNNNNNNNNNNNNNNNNNNNNNNNNNNNNNNNNNNNNNNNNNNNNNNNNNNNNNNNNNNNNNNNNNNNNNNNNNNNNNNNNNNNNNNNNNNNNNNNNNNNNNNNNNNNNNNNNNNNNNNNNNNNNNNNNNNNNNNNNNNNNNNNNNNNNNNNNNNNNNNNNNNNNNNNNNNNNNNNNNNNNNNNNNNNNNNNNNNNNNNNNNNNNNNNNNNNNNNNNNNNNNNNNNNNNNNNNNNNNNNNNNNNNNNNNNNNNNNNNNNNNNNNNNNNNNNNNNNNNNNNNNNNNNNNNNNNNNNNNNNNNNNNNNNNNNNNNNNNNNNNNNNNNNNNNNNNNNNNNNNNNNNNNNNNNNNNNNNNNNNNNNNNNNNNNNNNNNNNNNNNNNNNNNNNNNNNNNNNNNNNNNNNNNNNNNNNNNNNNNNNNNNNNNNNNNNNNNNNNNNNNNNNNNNNNNNNNNNNNNNNNNNNNNNNNNNNNNNNNNNNNNNNNNNNNNNNNNNNNNNNNNNNNNNNNNNNNNNNNNNNNNNNNNNNNNNNNNNNNNNNNNNNNNNNNNNNNNNNNNNNNNNNNNNNNNNNNNNNNNNNNNNNNNNNNNNNNNNNNNNNNNNNNNNNNNNNNNNNNNNNNNNNNNNNNNNNNNNNNNNNNNNNNNNNNNNNNNNNNNNNNNNNNNNNNNNNNNNNNNNNNNNNNNNNNNNNNNNNNNNNNNNNNNNNNNNNNNNNNNNNNNNNNNNNNNNNNNNNNNNNNNNNNNNNNNNNNNNNNNNNNNNNNNNNNNNNNNNNNNNNNNNNNNNNNNNNNNNNNNNNNNNNNNNNNNNNNNNNNNNNNNNNNNNNNNNNNNNNNNNNNNNNNNNNNNNNNNNNNNNNNNNNNNNNNNNNNNNNNNNNNNNNNNNNNNNNNNNNNNNNNNNNNNNNNNNNNNNNNNNNNNNNNNNNNNNNNNNNNNNNNNNNNNNNNNNNNNNNNNNNNNNNNNNNNNNNNNNNNNNNNNNNNNNNNNNNNNNNNNNNNNNNNNNNNNNNNNNNNNNNNNNNNNNNNNNNNNNNNNNNNNNNNNNNNNNNNNNNNNNNNNNNNNNNNNNNNNNNNNNNNNNNNNNNNNNNNNNNNNNNNNNNNNNNNNNNNNNNNNNNNNNNNNNNNNNNNNNNNNNNNNNNNNNNNNNNNNNNNNNNNNNNNNNNNNNNNNNNNNNNNNNNNNNNNNNNNNNNNNNNNNNNNNNNNNNNNNNNNNNNNNNNNNNNNNNNNNNNNNNNNNNNNNNNNNNNNNNNNNNNNNNNNNNNNNNNNNNNNNNNNNNNNNNNNNNNNNNNNNNNNNNNNNNNNNNNNNNNNNNNNNNNNNNNNNNNNNNNNNNNNNNNNNNNNNNNNNNNNNNNNNNNNNNNNNNNNNNNNNNNNNNNNNNNNNNNNNNNNNNNNNNNNNNNNNNNNNNNNNNNNNNNNNNNNNNNNNNNNNNNNNNNNNNNNNNNNNNNNNNNNNNNNNNNNNNNNNNNNNNNNNNNNNNNNNNNNNNNNNNNNNNNNNNNNNNNNNNNNNNNNNNNNNNNNNNNNNNNNNNNNNNNNNNNNNNNNNNNNNNNNNNNNNNNNNNNNNNNNNNNNNNNNNNNNNNNNNNNNNNNNNNNNNNNNNNNNNNNNNNNNNNNNNNNNNNNNNNNNNNNNNNNNNNNNNNNNNNNNNNNNNNNNNNNNNNNNNNNNNNNNNNNNNNNNNNNNNNNNNNNNNNNNNNNNNNNNNNNNNNNNNNNNNNNNNNNNNNNNNNNNNNNNNNNNNNNNNNNNNNNNNNNNNNNNNNNNNNNNNNNNNNNNNNNNNNNNNNNNNNNNNNNNNNNNNNNNNNNNNNNNNNNNNNNNNNNNNNNNNNNNNNNNNNNNNNNNNNNNNNNNNNNNNNNNNNNNNNNNNNNNNNNNNNNNNNNNNNNNNNNNNNNNNNNNNNNNNNNNNNNNNNNNNNNNNNNNNNNNNNNNNNNNNNNNNNNNNNNNNNNNNNNNNNNNNNNNNNNNNNNNNNNNNNNNNNNNNNNNNNNNNNNNNNNNNNNNNNNNNNNNNNNNNNNNNNNNNNNNNNNNNNNNNNNNNNNNNNNNNNNNNNNNNNNNNNNNNNNNNNNNNNNNNNNNNNNNNNNNNNNNNNNNNNNNNNNNNNNNNNNNNNNNNNNNNNNNNNNNNNNNNNNNNNNNNNNNNNNNNNNNNNNNNNNNNNNNNNNNNNNNNNNNNNNNNNNNNNNNNNNNNNNNNNNNNNNNNNNNNNNNNNNNNNNNNNNNNNNNNNNNNNNNNNNNNNNNNNNNNNNNNNNNNNNNNNNNNNNNNNNNNNNNNNNNNNNNNNNNNNNNNNNNNNNNNNNNNNNNNNNNNNNNNNNNNNNNNNNNNNNNNNNNNNNNNNNNNNNNNNNNNNNNNNNNNNNNNNNNNNNNNNNNNNNNNNNNNNNNNNNNNNNNNNNNNNNNNNNNNNNNNNNNNNNNNNNNNNNNNNNNNNNNNNNNNNNNNNNNNNNNNNNNNNNNNNNNNNNNNNNNNNNNNNNNNNNNNNNNNNNNNNNNNNNNNNNNNNNNNNNNNNNNNNNNNNNNNNNNNNNNNNNNNNNNNNNNNNNNNNNNNNNNNNNNNNNNNNNNNNNNNNNNNNNNNNNNNNNNNNNNNNNNNNNNNNNNNNNNNNNNNNNNNNNNNNNNNNNNNNNNNNNNNNNNNNNNNNNNNNNNNNNNNNNNNNNNNNNNNNNNNNNNNNNNNNNNNNNNNNNNNNNNNNNNNNNNNNNNNNNNNNNNNNNNNNNNNNNNNNNNNNNNNNNNNNNNNNNNNNNNNNNNNNNNNNNNNNNNNNNNNNNNNNNNNNNNNNNNNNNNNNNNNNNNNNNNNNNNNNNNNNNNNNNNNNNNNNNNNNNNNNNNNNNNNNNNNNNNNNNNNNNNNNNNNNNNNNNNNNNNNNNNNNNNNNNNNNNNNNNNNNNNNNNNNNNNNNNNNNNNNNNNNNNNNNNNNNNNNNNNNNNNNNNNNNNNNNNNNNNNNNNNNNNNNNNNNNNNNNNNNNNNNNNNNNNNNNNNNNNNNNNNNNNNNNNNNNNNNNNNNNNNNNNNNNNNNNNNNNNNNNNNNNNNNNNNNNNNNNNNNNNNNNNNNNNNNNNNNNNNNNNNNNNNNNNNNNNNNNNNNNNNNNNNNNNNNNNNNNNNNNNNNNNNNNNNNNNNNNNNNNNNNNNNNNNNNNNNNNNNNNNNNNNNNNNNNNNNNNNNNNNNNNNNNNNNNNNNNNNNNNNNNNNNNNNNNNNNNNNNNNNNNNNNNNNNNNNNNNNNNNNNNNNNNNNNNNNNNNNNNNNNNNNNNNNNNNNNNNNNNNNNNNNNNNNNNNNNNNNNNNNNNNNNNNNNNNNNNNNNNNNNNNNNNNNNNNGCAGGGGGCTCGGCCGGCATTGGGGCAGCTCTCCCGTGAcgctctcccctctccctgcagagctGCGCATCGGGCTGACGGAGGAGTTCTACGTGGGGAAGTCAGAGCTGCGAGGTGAGTGGCTGGGCGctggtctctgctctgcctggcGGGGGCACCCTGGCTTTGATCCCGCCCCCCCCTGGAGGCTACGGCACCACCAGTCTCCACTCTGCCTGGCAGGGGCGCCCTGGCTTTgatccccctctctcccccccgcagGCTACGGCACCGCCGTCCGCGCCGACCAATGCGCCTTCCACAGCTCTGTGAAGCTAGACGAGTTCGAGAGCAGCCGCATCCTGAAGGTCACCCCCAGCCAAGGGGAGGTGAGCCCCAcggcctgccctgaccccccctctgcagccccacggCCTGCAGCTGGGCGCCCAGTGTGGGGACCGGGGGAGGTGAGCCCCACAGCCTGACCccactctgctctccccagctgccGGTGATGCAGTACCAGCTGTCAGACGACATCCCCTGCGCCCTGcccttccacctcttccccatgctGGAGAGGGACCCCACGGGCAGGTGAGTGAGCGGGGCATCCGGGAGCACAACGCCCCTCGGCCCAGCGCCTCGGCCCTCACCCTTCCCATCTCCCCACAGGCTCCGCATCTACCTCAAGCTCCGCTGTGACCTGGCTCCCAAAAGGTAAGAGCCCGGGGAGCTGGGAGGCTCCCTGGGGTGCGGACGGCCCCTGCCAGCcatgtccccctccccagcaggctCCCAGGCTGCTGCGTCCCCCCCTCGGCCCCAGTTCACCGCTTTCTCTTCCCTCCAGCCAGGCCCTGAACGTGCGAGTCCAGCTGCCGGTGCCGAAGGGGGTCGTCAGGTGGGTGACAGGGGCTCCGGGCGGGTCTCCCCTCTAGTACCGGGGGCTGCATGCTGGGGGGACGGCATTAGGGGCAGGCCTGCCCCCCCTCCtgactctctcctctcccccagcctgtcCCAGGAGCTAAGCAGCCCTGAGCAGACCGCCGAGCTGCAGCCCAGCATCAAGGCCATTCGCTGGGTGATCCCGCGCGTCCAAGGGGGCTCCCAGCTCTCCGCCCTCTTCAAGGTAAAGACGGCCTGGGGCGCGGAGGGGGGAGACGGCCCTGGCCAGGGGGATGCACCCCTGTGTTAGtgagagggagcagagccccTGCCCTCTGGAAGGAGGATGAGCTGTGGGGCAGAGGCGTTAATGAACGTCTCTAACGTCTATGCTGGGGTCTGAGGgtgccaaccccaccccacagAAGGGGGGCGCGTGTCGTGCTCTGCCCCGGACAATAACgccccagctctctccctgcagctggagATCCCAGGGCTGAGCAGCTCCTCACTGCTGGAAGTGGGGCCGGTGAACATGTCCTTCGAGCTGCCCATGCACACCTGCTCTGGCCTGCAGATCCGCTTCCTGCGCTTCACGGCCCCACAGGCCGGGCTGCCCCACCGCTGGGTGCGCTACGTGTCCCACAGCGACTCCTACGTCATCcgcctctgagcccagccccaccGTTGGGTGCGCTATGTGTCCCACAGCAACTCCTACGTCATCCGCCTctgagcccggcccagccccgccgcTGGGTGCGCTACGTGTCCCACAGCGACTCCCACGTCATCcgcctctgagcccagccccaccGCTGGGTGCGCTACGTGTCCCACAGCGACTCCCACATCATCCGCCTCTGAGCCCGGCCCCACCGTTGGGTGCGCTACGTGTCCCACAGCGACTCCTACGTCATCCGCCTCTGAGCCCAGCCGCACCACTGGGTGCGCTACCTGTCCCACAGCGACTCCCACATCCTCTGCCTCTGAGCCCGGCCCCACCGCTGGGTGCGCTACGTGTCCCACAGCGACTCCTACGTCATCcgcctctgagcccagccccaccACTGGGTGTGCTTGGTCACCCTCAGCAACGGCTGTCTCGTCCACCTCCCCGCCCTGcgtcccctgccccacagcattGTGCAGCGACTCCTAGGGTGTCCCCTCTCCCAGGCTAGTCACCTCCCCGCACACGGGGCTCTGGCAATAAACAACTTTATTTATGAGTAGAACCAACCCCCTAACCTCTGTAACAGCAGCCCGGCCAGGGCACCGACAGAGCCTGGCCTAGACCCGTCGACCCAGACTCCCGAGGGTGCTCACCCACACTGGGAACCCGGTCCTGTAGCCAGACACAATAAAAGTGCAACAGAAAAACAGCCTGGTGTGTAATTCCCTGGGAAAGACCACGCCCAGCGAGGGCCCCATTCCCGGACAGGGGTGATCTCCCGCCTGCTCCAGCCACGTCAGGGATCCTGCGGGGGAGAGATTCCCAGTGAGACTTGGCTCCCCGCAGTGCAGCACGGCAGGTGCTCCCCCCACCATGCTCTCACACTCCCCTGCGCTCACCTCGATGCCAAGGATGGTGGAGTCGAAGAGGTCCCGGAACTGCTCACCTTGGGAGCTGTGCGAGCGGATCAGCGGCTGGAGAGGCAAACACCAGTGCCTTAGTGCCCTTCCTGCCACCAGCCCAGGCCCCTCCTGCCACCAGCAAGCCAGCCAGCGTCCTGGCTGCAAGGTGGAGAGCGCCCCAGGGGAAGCGGCTGTGGGGGGGCCAGGCCCTGGACACCCCGCTGGACGCAGCTCCTGCTAGGGTCATCCCGAGCCAGGCTGCGTGTAAGGGGCCTGCCGCAGTCAGGCCGGGGCTCGCAGGCCCTCGACACATCACCAATAGCCCTTCCCgccggggcagggccagggttcCCCTCACCATGTCCAGGCCCTGGGCATCCTCCTCGTCACTGCTCTCCGCCTGGatcaccatctcctcctcctccatcaggcTGAGCCTAGGGGACACAGGGCAGGGTTAAGGGGGCTCCGGCCCAGAGAGGGAGAGCCGGCCCCCAGGACAGCGACAACTACTCACCGGTCCATCCTGCTGCCCAGCCCAAGTCTCGAGGTGCGCCGGGggaccaggagctgctgctgctggccaggtgaTTCTCGGGAGCGCTGGGagctgaaccagggctggctgCAAAGGACAGGAGGGCAGCAGGGTCAGAGCAGGTTAAACCGCCCCCCATCCCCGCTGGCTCTGCCTTGCCCCCCATGGGTCTCACCTCTGCACGAAGTCCGACTCGgacccctcctcttcctgcagctgCGCCGGGCTGCCCAGCTGGCGTCCCCTTTTCAGCGCTGTCGACGTGAGCATTGGCGTCTCCAGGCGGCTGCTCAGTGGGAGGCTGGAATCCCCTTGCTCAGACGAATctgcaacaggagagagagagatgtcaggtgatccactcctggccccagagTCACCCCACTGTCCCCggccccccacctgcaccctgggTTCCCCCCCGGCGCCCCGCTATCCCcgggcgccccccccccagctccgctGGCACCCCccccaatcctgacccacagcccctgctatcccagccctgggctctccacctCCCGCCAggtctgccagtgcacctcagtcctgacctgagCCCCCCAGGTGCCAGCTCGTGCCAATGTGCCCGGGTCTCAGTCGAACACTGACAGCTGGAAGCAGTCCGGCTCACCTGTGTGCTAGTACTGGTAAAACAGGTAtacatctaccccgatataacacgaattcggatataatgcggtaaagcagtgctccggggggggacggggctgcgcactccagcggatcaaagcaagttcgatataacacggtttcacctataacgcggtaagattttttggctcccgaggacagcgttatattggggtagaggtgtattagaatgGTAAGAATAGGTTTAGACTTTATGATTGGGAGCTGCTGCCTGGATTAATCTCACATGTACCATCAGTGTCCCACACTGCATGGTTGTATTTGGGCCTGTGACTGTGTAAACCGCCAGACAGGAGAAAGACATTAATTAGTTAGTGCTAGGGGCTGGGACGGTGCACCTGGAACTTCCCTGGGGACTGTCAACAAGAGGACATGAGACTTCTACCATTCTGCCCTCTTCCCCATGAAGGAGAGTCATGCGAGCGGACTCCTCCCAGCAGGTGAGCTTGCAGCTCAGAACATGGCCGGAGGGGAATAAAGCtcctgacaagaaggaactgattaCACTGCTTGCACGCTGGGGGCAAAGTGTTCGTTTGTAGGCATGACTGGCTTACCCCACAGGACATACAGAGCTTGCAGACTATAGCAGCTTTCATTACCTTTTTAAACTGATGACTAACTCATCTGTGTGCTCTCTGTCGACTCGCTTTAACCTTGTCAATAACTCCCTGGTTTCCTCTCACAGTTTATCCTGGCTACAAGCCCTCAGGTGGAACTGACCTGGGGGAAGGGACTGGCCCTCCGGAAGTGGCAGTAACCTGAACGGTGCTGTGATGCTGCGTGTGAGGGACCAGCTCGCACACAGGTAAGCCCACCTGTCCCTGAGGGGCCTGTCTGTGACCTGAGACTGGCGCTCACACTTTGGACTAGTCACTGCCGGCAGCGTTACACCTGCTATTTCCTAGCAGGGGCAGCAGCATGTGGCATTTGCCCCTCACCATCCAGATGCCTCCTCTTGGCTGCAGAGCTAGGTCTCCTCCGGAGTCGGGGGGCTGCAATCCGGCTGGCATTGGAGCCCATGTCATCCAGGGATCTCAGCGAGCGGCGATACATCAGGAGTGAATTCCAGCGCTTCCCTCTCTGCTGTGGGGAGAGCCTGGCCTGGCAGGTCTGCTCCAGGTAGGacaggctgtgggagggaaggcataagaacggccatactgagtcagaccaaaagtccatctagcccagtatcctgtctgccgacagtggcaaatgccaggtgccccagagctaatgaacagaacagggaatcaagtgacccatcccctgtcgcccattcccagcttctagcaaacagaggccagggacaccattcctgcccatcctgctaatagccattgatggacctatcctccatgaacttctttagttcttctttgaaccattatagtcttggccttcacaacatcctctggcgaggagttccacagactgactgtgcactgtgtgaagaaatacttccttttgtttgttttaaacccgctgcctattaatttcatttggtggcccctagttcttgtgttatgagaaggaataaacaacacttccttatttactttctccacacccgtcatgattttatagacctctagcctatccccctttagttgtctcttttccaagctgaaaagtcccactcctcatatgg encodes:
- the AP4M1 gene encoding AP-4 complex subunit mu-1; the protein is MEGGGLGRHWGSSPVTLSPLPAELRIGLTEEFYVGKSELRGYGTAVRADQCAFHSSVKLDEFESSRILKVTPSQGELPVMQYQLSDDIPCALPFHLFPMLERDPTGRLRIYLKLRCDLAPKSQALNVRVQLPVPKGVVSLSQELSSPEQTAELQPSIKAIRWVIPRVQGGSQLSALFKLEIPGLSSSSLLEVGPVNMSFELPMHTCSGLQIRFLRFTAPQAGLPHRWVRYVSHSDSYVIRL